The following proteins are co-located in the Clostridiales bacterium genome:
- the hisD gene encoding histidinol dehydrogenase, translated as MELIYSDYKREYEFLAGMKRRAGEIGLSTNEAVLSIISEVKEKGDAAVRNFGLKFDGAAPEHFEISKEEMRAAYEGADEALKKALCHAKENIETYHERQVREGYEIRKDKGVVLGQLVRPLARVGIYVPGGTAAYPSTVLMNAVPARIAGVEEIVMVTPPMILTGQDGTKVCKANPDILAAAYLAGVDRVFLAGGAQAVAALTFGTASFPVVDKIVGPGNVFVAAAKKLLFGQVDIDMIAGPSEILVIADQEANPVYIAADLMSQAEHDVMASAVLLTTSEELATKTLEEITRQKELLSRKEIINQSLENFGAVIICGSMEVMIRLANEIAPEHLELMVREPLQYLPLIKNAGSVFCGEYAPEPLGDYLSGTNHVLPTSGTARFSSPLGVDSFLKKMSYTYYTREALADDQEDIVALADKEGLDAHANSVKVRFL; from the coding sequence ATGGAACTTATTTATTCGGATTATAAAAGAGAATACGAATTCCTTGCCGGAATGAAGAGACGGGCGGGAGAGATCGGCCTCTCTACCAACGAGGCGGTGCTTTCCATTATCAGTGAAGTGAAAGAAAAGGGAGACGCGGCAGTCAGGAACTTTGGGCTCAAATTTGATGGTGCAGCGCCGGAACACTTTGAGATATCGAAAGAAGAGATGAGAGCAGCATATGAAGGAGCCGATGAGGCACTGAAAAAGGCGCTCTGTCATGCCAAAGAAAATATTGAGACTTATCACGAGAGACAGGTCAGGGAAGGCTATGAGATTCGAAAGGATAAAGGCGTGGTGCTGGGCCAGCTGGTTCGTCCCCTTGCAAGGGTCGGAATTTATGTGCCAGGAGGAACGGCCGCCTATCCATCTACCGTATTGATGAATGCTGTTCCGGCGAGGATTGCCGGTGTAGAGGAAATTGTAATGGTCACCCCGCCCATGATCTTGACAGGGCAAGACGGAACGAAGGTCTGCAAAGCCAATCCGGATATTCTGGCTGCGGCCTATCTTGCTGGAGTGGATCGGGTCTTCCTTGCAGGAGGAGCGCAGGCAGTGGCGGCGCTGACTTTCGGAACAGCAAGCTTTCCTGTGGTGGATAAGATTGTAGGCCCGGGCAACGTTTTTGTGGCTGCAGCAAAAAAACTTCTTTTTGGTCAGGTGGATATTGATATGATTGCTGGGCCAAGTGAAATCCTGGTCATCGCAGATCAGGAGGCCAATCCAGTATATATTGCTGCGGATCTCATGAGTCAGGCGGAACATGATGTGATGGCATCTGCAGTGCTGCTGACTACCAGTGAAGAACTGGCAACGAAAACACTCGAAGAGATTACAAGACAGAAAGAGCTTTTGAGCCGCAAGGAAATCATAAATCAATCACTGGAAAACTTCGGAGCCGTTATTATATGCGGGAGCATGGAGGTCATGATCCGGCTGGCAAACGAGATTGCACCGGAGCACCTCGAACTGATGGTAAGGGAACCCCTGCAATACCTTCCGCTCATCAAAAATGCAGGGTCAGTGTTCTGCGGAGAGTACGCTCCCGAACCTCTGGGTGATTACCTCTCCGGCACCAATCATGTTCTTCCTACCTCGGGTACTGCCAGGTTTTCATCCCCTCTGGGAGTAGACAGCTTTCTGAAGAAAATGAGCTACACCTATTACACACGAGAAGCCCTTGCCGATGATCAGGAAGATATTGTTGCTCTGGCTGACAAGGAGGGCCTTGATGCCCATGCAAACTCCGTTAAGGTGAGATTTCTATAG
- the hisC gene encoding histidinol-phosphate transaminase, which produces MTYELNEKVKNLIPYDPVAGDYEIRLDANESFIDPGKLFREDFLAAVAAVDFNRYPDPAATELRKKFGAFYGVDPENVVAGNGSDELITVILGAFLRPGDKLLSFSPDFSMYQFYGEVYEKTNIVAEKQEDLILTAGDVIDAVRKNRPNAVLLSNPCSPTSLVMSREDVLHIVENTSALIILDEAYMDFSDQSIMKVAEKYDNLILLKTCSKALGVAAIRLGFAVSCPKIIRALNCVRSPYNVNAITQAIGTVLFSKPEYIRKSVEEIKKSRTYLYENIKKLANSPGVRSLIKPETNFVFLELDHAEFVYNELRKNSIIVRKLGDYLRITAGTQKENDRLIQALGEILTRKI; this is translated from the coding sequence ATGACGTATGAATTAAACGAAAAAGTAAAAAACCTGATTCCCTATGATCCGGTAGCAGGGGACTATGAGATCAGGCTTGATGCCAATGAAAGCTTCATCGATCCGGGAAAGCTCTTTCGAGAAGACTTTTTAGCAGCGGTGGCGGCGGTTGATTTTAATCGCTATCCCGATCCGGCAGCAACAGAGCTTCGAAAAAAGTTTGGGGCGTTTTACGGGGTGGACCCGGAAAATGTTGTGGCGGGAAACGGTTCTGATGAGCTTATTACCGTTATATTGGGCGCATTTCTCAGACCGGGAGATAAGCTGCTTAGCTTTTCTCCTGACTTCTCTATGTATCAATTTTACGGTGAGGTTTACGAAAAGACAAACATCGTAGCGGAAAAGCAAGAAGACTTAATCCTGACAGCGGGCGATGTCATCGATGCGGTCAGAAAAAACCGGCCTAATGCCGTACTGCTCTCTAATCCCTGCAGTCCCACTTCCCTGGTAATGAGCCGGGAGGATGTACTTCATATCGTAGAAAACACCAGTGCGCTGATCATTCTCGATGAGGCGTATATGGATTTTTCAGACCAGTCTATCATGAAGGTTGCGGAGAAATACGATAACTTGATCCTGCTGAAGACCTGCTCGAAAGCGCTGGGTGTGGCGGCAATCCGCCTTGGCTTTGCAGTTTCTTGTCCAAAGATCATCCGGGCTCTCAACTGCGTAAGATCACCTTATAATGTCAACGCCATTACTCAGGCCATCGGAACCGTACTTTTTTCCAAACCGGAATACATAAGGAAATCCGTGGAGGAAATCAAGAAATCCAGAACGTATCTTTATGAGAATATTAAAAAGCTTGCCAACTCGCCTGGAGTTAGAAGTCTGATTAAACCGGAGACAAACTTTGTATTTCTTGAACTGGATCATGCTGAGTTCGTGTATAATGAATTAAGAAAGAATTCCATTATTGTCAGGAAGCTGGGGGACTATCTCAGAATTACTGCCGGCACCCAGAAGGAAAACGATCGGCTCATACAGGCGCTGGGTGAAATTTTAACCCGGAAAATCTGA
- the hisB gene encoding imidazoleglycerol-phosphate dehydratase HisB encodes MRTGYGKRETKETKIELNLNLDGQGAYKIETGIGFFDHMMAAFAVHSGFDLQIACEGDLEVDSHHSIEDIGIVLGHVFSQAIADKKGIARYGNFTIPMDESLASCSIDISGRPFLVFNGEFGDYRLGTMDSAMVEEFFRAFAMNAGVTLHINLHYGKNDHHKAEAIFKAFAHALKAAVKIEGEDILSSKGSL; translated from the coding sequence ATGAGAACCGGATACGGAAAAAGAGAGACGAAAGAAACAAAAATTGAGCTGAATCTGAATCTTGACGGGCAGGGAGCTTATAAAATAGAGACGGGAATAGGATTTTTTGATCACATGATGGCGGCTTTTGCCGTTCATAGCGGCTTTGATCTGCAGATTGCCTGTGAGGGTGATCTGGAGGTGGACAGCCACCATTCCATAGAGGATATCGGTATCGTTCTAGGGCACGTGTTTTCACAGGCAATCGCCGATAAAAAAGGAATTGCCCGTTACGGGAATTTTACCATTCCTATGGATGAATCCCTTGCATCCTGCAGCATTGACATCAGCGGAAGACCATTTCTTGTTTTCAATGGAGAATTTGGAGATTATCGGCTGGGAACCATGGATTCTGCCATGGTGGAGGAATTTTTCAGAGCATTTGCAATGAATGCCGGTGTAACGCTGCATATCAATCTTCACTACGGAAAGAATGACCATCATAAGGCGGAAGCCATCTTCAAAGCCTTTGCTCACGCACTGAAAGCAGCGGTTAAGATCGAGGGGGAAGATATCTTGTCTTCCAAAGGAAGTCTATAG